The Candidatus Rokuibacteriota bacterium genome contains the following window.
TGGTCGAGACCACGCCAGTCTCCCCGCTGACTCGCGCTGCCGGGCCGGAGAGCCGATTTGCATAAAGCCGGAGGAGCGCCGTATGTACCCTGCCCAGTGAAGCGGTACCCGCGCTGTCCGCCCTCATCAAAGGACTCGAATTCTATCCGATCTACCAATAGCTTTCGCAGCATCTGACGGGCTTGTGGGACCTGCCGGGATAGCAGGCGTCACCGGTTCGGGCTTTGAGCTCCTGCTTGATCCGCCCGGCTTCGATGGGACGCACACGGACCTGAGTCTCAAGCTCCTCTAGCTCTTTGATGGGTGCTTTCTTCCGCTCCTCTTCCTGCCTTAGCTTGCGCTCGTCCGGGGGTCGGCGGCGCTGCTTCTTGCTCCCCCCGCGATCGACCTTCTGGCTCTTGTTCCACATGACCTCGTCTCGCGGATGGCGCCCAGCCGTTCCCGTGCCCGCGCGGAGGTGGACGCCGTCGGGCTATTGAGGCACGACGGTCGACAGCGTGCGCTGATTTTGACTTGACAGTCGCTACTCACCAAACGCATAATTTCACCAAAGAGTGAATGGCTCGTCGGTGGTTCCAGGCGGTCCTGGCGAGGATCCGCGAGCTGGCGACTCAGCGGAAGGTGCGCTTCACCATGAAGGCGCTCAAAGAGTTGGCAGGTCTCGATATGGGCCTCGACGAGGAGGACGCCCGCGACGTACTGGCGAACCTGGCCGCGAGCGATTTCGTCGAGCGTCTCCGTTCGAAGAAAACGGGCGAGTGGAT
Protein-coding sequences here:
- a CDS encoding type II toxin-antitoxin system MqsR family toxin, whose protein sequence is MARRWFQAVLARIRELATQRKVRFTMKALKELAGLDMGLDEEDARDVLANLAASDFVERLRSKKTGEWMYVFRHEVAEIVLYLKVILRSDCVVISFHEQEDQSDEDN